A window of Desulfobacterales bacterium contains these coding sequences:
- the radC gene encoding DNA repair protein RadC — MDRSESHKGAGHRERLRKKFLESGLSGFHDYEVIELLLTIATPRKDCKEIAKALLKRFKSLQRVLEASPRELCEIEGIGPKNLFGVKLVKAVADRYLEKRLIEKDPLNNSKELYEYLCHSIGDKLREYFKVVFLDAKNKVLAVETLFKGTLTASSVYPREVILAAINHDAAALIFAHNHPSGDPTPSPEDMAITRQLIQACAVMGITVHEHIVMGNSSYYSFADHGHIARIYREHEKH, encoded by the coding sequence ATGGACAGGTCCGAATCTCATAAGGGGGCTGGTCACCGAGAGCGGCTGCGGAAAAAATTTCTTGAATCCGGGCTGTCCGGTTTTCACGATTATGAGGTCATTGAACTGCTGCTGACCATCGCGACCCCCCGCAAAGACTGCAAGGAAATCGCCAAGGCGCTTCTCAAGCGGTTTAAATCGCTCCAGCGCGTCCTGGAAGCGTCCCCCCGGGAGCTTTGTGAAATAGAGGGCATCGGACCCAAGAACCTGTTCGGCGTCAAACTGGTGAAAGCGGTTGCGGATCGGTATCTTGAAAAACGGCTCATCGAAAAAGATCCCCTCAATAATTCCAAAGAACTTTACGAATATCTGTGTCATAGCATTGGCGACAAACTCCGGGAGTATTTCAAGGTCGTGTTTCTGGATGCCAAAAACAAGGTGCTTGCGGTTGAAACGCTGTTCAAGGGAACACTGACGGCCAGTTCCGTTTATCCCCGGGAGGTGATTCTGGCCGCCATAAACCACGATGCCGCGGCTTTGATATTCGCCCACAACCATCCTTCGGGGGATCCCACGCCGTCTCCCGAGGATATGGCCATCACGCGGCAGCTGATCCAGGCCTGTGCGGTGATGGGAATCACGGTTCATGAACATATCGTTATGGGGAACAGTTCTTATTACAGTTTCGCGGATCATGGCCATATTGCCCGGATTTACCGTGAACATGAAAAGCACTGA